One region of Theileria equi strain WA chromosome 4 map unlocalized gcontig_1105316255039, whole genome shotgun sequence genomic DNA includes:
- a CDS encoding conserved hypothetical protein (encoded by transcript BEWA_051810A), whose amino-acid sequence MDDLICVLSSMVSDRVRHYELVKITIHTSKRKLYILVADRGIYLVTYSLSGILEDGKIPYSNVKNVALDESKTKVVIELNESIIKHEEGNLGIYSMEIETPNHVLLYDKIKIAVDTNIMIQKFEESPEEEPITIVDEHTILPFNGYKKMTFGGYFFFVRDTFRDTTLKTLYNTRIEDDRGVTISIHVRDPNPIHHLEMEDPCDLYMYSRGFLNEVILILSKDKKNTHVPECNILRDEIYYKKMKLNNDIATWSCYHILVQMEKKVVAFFILRRLYIPPLLDMCQDISIRFDLTLEENSKTSVTEWWNEFCLTVNSFTANSQKFIWNKDLIQMRVDNLRFRSPMYSFLKNNYGIMPSYYKLIRGFIASTLKLLPPNVVDQSTIVKLEDPLSFSTDEPMEYIYKIVSQLFGVGSSKVTHSRKTLINNFTMRLADYISFCIDELILGKEISLSLLIRDVRSMDQNSRKKLHSILVFLMHFRSLDFTVDYSPKIFENIIDTYKRNGNFDWKRVTFNHFSVSRFLEDGYISVLFDDMDPRKFTWDPYILLMSSLLETFNSYTIHKRIFRKMLELPMPIPTTFLPLVPSFVHILQNNLHNSKTTPLLLSLLINFSYHSDELKESMMASNIAPTVIHYLLDEGDSVPLTLKLMTNLTKKKAHQDSFTQAGAISNIVLALKAYYKVNRDIVAYAAGVIGQLSNSSKFSDKLDYIADVMIYTFHTGAGSRENFEKILFCLRKIVVNRSILIKVGRHCIRTLIFNLKLEKENDYLMSIFELMLELANVVQNCKLMRHYGILDALNNLDVKVDSVVQVAIKLSTKIKKKTLHCNF is encoded by the exons ATGGATGATTTGATCTGCGTTTTGAGCTCCATGGTCTCAGACCGTGTTAGACACTATGAGCTCGTAAAAATCACGATCCACACATCCAAACGCAAACTTTACATCCTCGTTGCTGACAGAG GAATATACCTTGTAACGTACAGTCTGAGTGGTATTTTGGAGGATGGTAAGATTCCATACAGTAATGTGAAAAACGTCGCCCTTGATGAGAGCAAAACAAAAGTCGTTATTGAGCTTAATGAGAGCATAATAAAACATGAG GAGGGTAATCTCGGAATTTATTCCATGGAAATCGAGACTCCGAATCACGTTTTACTATATGACAAAATTAAGATTGCTGTCGATACCAATATCATGATCCAAAAGTTTGAG GAATCACCTGAAGAGGAACCAATAACAATTGTGGATGAGCACACTATCCTTCCATTCAACGGTTATAAAAAGATGACGTTCGGAGGTTATTTCTTTTTTGTTAGGGATACATTCAGAGATACGACATTAAAAACTCTATATAATACACGGATAGAAGATGATAGAGGAGTCACGATATCTATTCATGTCAGAGATCCCAATCCGATAcatcatttggaaatgGAAGATCCATGTGACTTGTACATGTACTCAAGGGGTTTTTTAAACGAAGTGATTTTGATTCTAAGTAAAGACAAAAAAAACACTCATGTACCTGAATGCAATATACTGAGGGATGAAATTTATTACAAGAAAATGAAGCTGAATAATGATATTGCAACTTGGTCATGCTATCACATACTTGTgcaaatggaaaagaaagTTGTTGCGTTCTTTATCCTCAGGAGATTATACATCCCTCCACTTTTGGATATGTGCCAAGATATTTCTATAAGGTTTGATCTAACTCTTGAAGAAAACAGTAAAACCAGTGTAACTGAATGGTGGAATGAGTTTTGTCTTACAGTAAATTCGTTCACGGCTAATTCACAAAAATTTATATGGAATAAGGATCTAATACAAATGAGAGTGGATAACCTACGATTTAGGAGTCCTATGTATTCCTTTCTAAAAAACAACTATGGAATAATGCCATCCTATTATAAACTCATAAGGGGATTCATAGCATCAACATTAAAGCTGTTGCCACCCAACGTAGTAGATCAATCTACAATAGTAAAACTTGAGGACCCCTTATCATTTTCTACGGATGAACCCATGGaatacatttacaaaatagTATCACAACTTTTTGGTGTTGGAAGCAGTAAAGTAACACATTCACGTAAAACTTTAATTAATAATTTCACAATGCGGTTAGCGGACTATATTTCATTTTGTATTGATGAGCTGATCCTTGGAAAGGAAATATCCCTCTCACTTTTAATAAGGGACGTAAGGTCTATGGATCAAAATTCTAGGAAAAAGTTACACAGtattcttgtatttttaatgcattTTCGCTCTCTTGATTTCACAGTGGATTACtctccaaaaatatttgaaaatattataGATACATATAAAAGAAATGGGAATTTTGATTGGAAACGAGTAACCTTTAATCATTTTTCTGTTTCAAGATTTTTGGAAGATGGTTATATAAGTGTTTTATTTGATGATATGGATCCTAGAAAGTTTACCTGGGATCCTTATATACTTTTAATGTCTTCATTGCTCGAAACGTTTAACAGTTATACAATACACAAGAGGATATTTAGAAAAATGTTGGAGTTACCCATGCCGATCCCAACCACATTCTTACCATTGGTACCATCATTTGTCCATATTCTGCAGAATAACTTGCACAATTCAAAAACAACGCCCTTGTTACTGTCTTTGCTGATAAACTTTAGTTATCACAGTGATGAGTTGAAG GAATCTATGATGGCCTCAAATATCGCACCTACAGTAATACATTATCTTTTAGATGAGGGGGATTCAGTACCCCTTACTCTAAAGTTAATGACGAACTTGACAAAGAAAAAGGCTCATCAGGACTCTTTTACTCAGGCTGGTGCCATCAGTAATATAGTACTTGCCCTAAAG GCATATTACAAAGTTAACCGAGACATTGTGGCTTATGCTGCTGGAGTAATAGGGCAGTTGAGTAATTCATCTAAATTCTCAGACAAGCTAGACTATATCGCAGATGTGATgatttacacatttcacACCGGAGCTGGATCGAGGGAAAACTTCGAAAAGATTTTGTTTTGCTTGAGAAAGATTGTAGTAAATAGGTCTATACTCATTAAAGTCGGAAGGCATTGCATTCGTACCCTAATTTTCAATTTGAAACTtgaaaaagaaaatgacTATTTGATGAGTATTTTTGAGCTTATGCTAGAGCTTGCAAATGTAGTACAAAACTGTAAATTGATGCGACACTATGGGATCTTGGATGCCTTGAATAATTTGGATGTAAAGGTTGATAGCGTAGTACAGGTTGCAATAAAACTATCTACCAAGATCAAAAAGAAGACCTTACACtgtaatttttaa
- a CDS encoding conserved hypothetical protein (encoded by transcript BEWA_051820A), giving the protein MLLKRNWWITNFVRYRASFSNFKQWKDLMVFKRSNGHSVWNLPKFIPHEYGFRRLRRKPPFFKIRKYAHPKITANYSPDRDIMYNRTVFIRYGWIEHAKTFYNIKEHIEETFQGINVVGVAEGEGYGIAVVSERGKTLFHVNTRRDLGSVCNEISQKILEDI; this is encoded by the exons ATGTTGTTGAAAAGGAATTGGTGGATCACAAATTTTGTAAGATACAGGGcatcattttcaaattttaaGCAATGGAAGGACCTTATGGTTTTCAAGAG GAGCAACGGTCACAGCGTTTGGAATTTACCCAAATTTATTCCTCATGAGTACGGGTTTAGACGATTAAGACGAAAACCtccatttttcaaaattagAAAATATGCTCATCCAAAGATTACTGCAAATTACAGCCCAGATAGGGATATAATGTATAATAGAACTGTGTTTATAAGATACGGATGGATAGAACATGCAAAAACATTTTACAACATCAAGGAACACATTGAAGAAACCTTTCAAG GTATAAATGTGGTAGGAGTGGCAGAAGGAGAAGGTTATGGTATCGCAGTAGTGAGTGAAAGAGGGAAAACACTGTTCCACGTAAACACCAGAAGAGATTTGGGCTCTGTTTGCAATGAAATTTCTCAGAAAATACTGGAAGATATTTAA